In a genomic window of Mesoplasma tabanidae:
- a CDS encoding glycosyltransferase, translated as MLVSFIISSQAREEKLFKTINTLKKQTNDSYELIIIVDEPNTEKEAIDFVRDQFIENDKIMLIFNSKGQGESLNWNNGIELARGEYVSFLKEGDLINENYVQSVQNIIESSKNKVDLIEVQYEQSNLFEGETQPLLETNRLYDLQENKEVFAYITQEIYGKLFRSKFIKDFRITFKKNVRFDMLFLFMSLAHSRNFYLSGDVLFKHKVSVPKYSIFDIVNQWPHVLNYYRRIGTYKEFKDELNFAANYCMAYNFLNLSKRIKNAGINKKSILFVNTKLDRKVKEFTSQNVIFLENANPDFTIRMENFNGFINEQLKKVG; from the coding sequence ATGTTAGTTTCATTTATTATTTCTAGTCAAGCTAGAGAAGAAAAATTATTTAAAACAATTAATACATTAAAAAAACAAACTAATGATTCATACGAATTAATCATAATAGTTGATGAACCAAATACAGAAAAGGAAGCTATAGATTTTGTTAGAGATCAATTTATTGAAAATGATAAAATTATGCTAATTTTTAATTCTAAAGGTCAAGGTGAATCTTTGAACTGAAATAATGGAATTGAGTTAGCTCGTGGTGAATATGTTTCATTTTTAAAAGAAGGAGATTTAATCAATGAGAACTATGTACAATCAGTTCAAAACATTATTGAATCAAGCAAAAACAAAGTAGATTTAATTGAAGTTCAATACGAGCAGTCAAATTTATTTGAAGGTGAAACACAACCTTTATTAGAAACAAATAGGTTATATGATTTGCAAGAAAATAAAGAGGTTTTTGCATATATAACACAAGAAATATATGGTAAATTATTTAGAAGCAAGTTTATTAAAGATTTTAGAATTACTTTCAAAAAAAATGTTAGATTTGATATGTTATTTTTATTTATGTCATTAGCTCACTCAAGAAATTTTTATTTATCTGGAGATGTTTTATTCAAACATAAAGTTTCTGTTCCAAAATATTCAATTTTTGATATTGTTAATCAATGACCGCATGTTTTAAATTATTATAGAAGAATTGGTACATATAAAGAGTTTAAAGATGAACTAAATTTTGCAGCTAACTATTGTATGGCGTATAATTTCTTAAATTTATCAAAAAGAATTAAAAACGCAGGTATAAATAAAAAATCAATTTTATTTGTTAACACCAAACTTGATAGAAAAGTTAAGGAATTCACATCTCAAAATGTAATTTTTTTAGAAAATGCAAATCCTGACTTTACAATTAGAATGGAAAATTTTAACGGCTTTATTAATGAACAACTTAAAAAAGTAGGATAG
- the def gene encoding peptide deformylase translates to MSIKNYLLQSEIPTNKWLTKDDNKNIIRSVSPKVLDVNNLTSEEELTMKKLIDFVVVSQDEAYNYEGKEEYLRPAVGLAAPQIGINKDMFYVRFNLPDNKIEEYAMINTEYIAKSSRLAALEEGEGCLSVDEDKHGIVPRSWIISVKGFDWLKKEWVELKLKDYRSIVFQHEMDHNIGNLYYDHINIDEPEFIGDDWVIL, encoded by the coding sequence ATGAGCATTAAAAATTATTTACTACAATCTGAAATACCAACAAATAAATGACTTACTAAAGATGACAATAAAAATATTATTAGATCTGTCTCACCAAAAGTATTAGACGTTAATAATTTAACAAGCGAAGAAGAATTAACAATGAAAAAGTTAATTGATTTTGTTGTAGTAAGCCAAGATGAAGCATACAACTATGAGGGCAAAGAAGAATATTTAAGACCTGCTGTTGGATTAGCTGCCCCACAAATTGGAATCAATAAAGACATGTTTTATGTAAGATTTAATTTACCTGATAACAAAATTGAAGAGTACGCAATGATAAATACTGAATACATTGCAAAGTCATCTAGACTAGCTGCCTTGGAAGAAGGCGAAGGATGCTTAAGTGTTGATGAAGATAAACATGGAATTGTTCCAAGATCATGAATTATATCTGTCAAAGGATTTGATTGATTGAAAAAAGAATGAGTTGAATTAAAATTAAAAGACTATCGTTCTATTGTTTTTCAACATGAAATGGATCACAATATTGGGAATTTATATTATGACCACATAAACATTGATGAACCTGAGTTTATTGGTGATGATTGAGTTATTCTTTAA
- a CDS encoding RDD family protein, translating into MLEVTKTVDESFELSQVQENALKENQFYLPSLWRVFFARITDLIISSLLFLILGFIFKDQAKDGNWVFLFIIFSAALIWNFSYFVLLPYFLKGKTVGKIIFRIKLVKLKINEKLKFKDLFQRELWFILLPWCLLYLGNILFLFLMMKYDKTKTSIFLDLGYIVYQVNYWIFLIWNIAIALSIKLQKNHQSSADMKNKVIVVLEKTKKLKRYSNISGKSVLKETPGKFDSVILNEIGNSDEKEFYSSIHVDKPNLTENLKLEKKNRKQIEQKEKGESHE; encoded by the coding sequence ATGTTAGAAGTTACTAAAACTGTTGATGAAAGCTTTGAGTTATCTCAAGTACAAGAAAATGCATTAAAAGAAAATCAATTTTATTTACCAAGTTTATGAAGAGTATTTTTTGCAAGGATAACAGATTTGATTATCAGTTCTTTATTATTTTTGATTTTAGGGTTTATTTTTAAGGATCAAGCTAAAGATGGTAATTGAGTTTTCTTATTTATAATTTTTTCAGCAGCTTTAATATGAAATTTTTCCTACTTTGTTTTATTACCCTATTTTTTAAAGGGAAAAACAGTAGGAAAAATTATTTTTAGAATAAAGCTAGTAAAATTGAAAATTAATGAAAAACTAAAATTTAAAGATCTTTTTCAACGTGAATTGTGATTTATTTTATTGCCATGGTGCTTATTATATTTAGGTAATATTTTATTTCTTTTTTTAATGATGAAATATGACAAAACAAAAACAAGTATTTTTCTTGATTTAGGATATATTGTATATCAAGTAAATTATTGAATTTTTTTAATTTGAAATATAGCAATAGCTTTATCAATTAAACTTCAAAAAAATCATCAATCATCAGCTGATATGAAAAATAAAGTGATTGTTGTTTTAGAAAAAACAAAAAAATTAAAAAGATATTCAAATATATCTGGTAAATCAGTTTTAAAAGAAACACCAGGTAAATTTGATAGTGTAATTTTAAATGAAATAGGTAATTCTGATGAAAAAGAATTTTATAGTTCTATACATGTTGATAAACCGAATTTAACTGAAAATTTAAAATTGGAAAAGAAAAACCGAAAACAAATTGAGCAAAAAGAAAAAGGAGAAAGCCATGAATAA
- a CDS encoding CPBP family intramembrane glutamic endopeptidase produces MKLSINKYKHLMKSSITKLKFQDDLPQEIKFKFNVFNPLIDGIIFATSVLFVPLIVLIILKFTVNTSSVEDTQSIINLVFVSVQIICSAIGCFVLYKRDNELFTRTNAFGIYAFIVLPFLFVIILGSLFLALSGWNSKSNLVATQFVLMSLQIIAEIVVGIILFIKVPFLKDRIFWTLKKEWKKVLVVVLFMTIILFGASFGLSFIEVETSNQSALEEIYKNSSITVKIFYSILLFIFSVIVAPIVEELAFRDSIFTGTGNKWFAMIVSSLAFAMVHVGMGDVQNIYIYLIPGIILSATFIYTEGNVTYSWLVHLGSNLITFILMIAGRN; encoded by the coding sequence ATGAAATTATCAATAAATAAATACAAACATTTAATGAAGTCATCAATTACTAAATTAAAATTTCAAGATGATTTACCACAAGAAATAAAGTTTAAATTTAATGTTTTTAATCCTTTAATTGATGGAATAATATTTGCAACATCAGTACTATTTGTGCCATTAATAGTTCTTATAATTTTAAAATTTACAGTAAATACAAGCTCAGTTGAAGACACTCAAAGTATTATAAATCTTGTATTTGTTTCAGTTCAAATTATTTGTTCAGCTATTGGGTGCTTTGTTTTATATAAAAGAGATAATGAACTTTTTACAAGAACAAATGCTTTTGGAATATATGCTTTTATAGTTTTACCGTTTTTATTTGTTATTATTTTGGGTTCACTATTTTTAGCCTTATCAGGCTGAAATAGCAAATCAAATTTAGTAGCTACTCAATTCGTGTTGATGTCATTACAAATAATTGCAGAAATAGTTGTTGGAATAATATTGTTTATTAAAGTGCCTTTTTTAAAAGACAGAATTTTCTGAACTTTAAAAAAAGAATGAAAAAAAGTTTTAGTTGTTGTTCTTTTTATGACAATAATTTTGTTTGGAGCATCTTTTGGTTTGAGTTTCATTGAAGTGGAAACATCTAATCAATCAGCTTTAGAAGAAATTTATAAAAACTCTTCAATAACAGTAAAAATATTTTATTCAATTTTATTATTTATTTTTAGTGTGATAGTAGCACCAATAGTTGAAGAGCTAGCATTTAGGGATTCAATATTTACAGGAACTGGAAATAAATGATTTGCAATGATAGTTTCATCACTAGCATTTGCAATGGTCCATGTTGGTATGGGAGATGTGCAAAACATTTATATTTATTTAATACCAGGAATTATCTTGTCAGCAACTTTTATTTACACAGAAGGTAACGTAACCTATTCATGATTAGTTCATTTAGGATCAAACCTTATTACATTTATTTTAATGATCGCAGGGAGAAACTAA
- a CDS encoding ribonuclease J, with translation MEKEKITSTNQIIEKEDFEPFVFKQKEVQRKYIKTESPTKVFALGGLEEIGKNTYCIEHENEIIMIDAGVKFPDDSMLGINAVIPDYSYLKENESKIKALFITHGHEDHIGGIHYLVKQVNIPVIYAPELAAALIRDRLKEHKLTDKTIVKEYVADDIWATKNLRVSYAALNHSIPDAFGILVETPNGNIFSTGDYKFDWSPLGHFAELSKLASMGDKGIELLMSDSTNAEVEGYTPGEKGIIENIDKLFLKAKGRIFITTFASNVHRIQQIVELANKYDKKVVILGRSIERIIKIIRQMGHLKINDKMFIKANDIEKHPANKIMIISTGSQGEPMAALSRIATNRHQSISIIPGDTVIFSSSPIPGNRADVEILINRLTRIGANVIESSPSNRIHTSGHASQEEQKLLFTLLRPNYFMPMHGEFRMLKKHIETAESVNLKQGNGFVMANGDQLELLQGNAQIGKRVDADAIYVDGKDMTAHASNIIRERDILSKDGLISVVVSIDSQTNKLLCAPRIISRGSFYVKDSGNVISEAITIVTEAINEVLNSSKPTFGAIKKAIKQSLSPYIFKTKRRNPLIIPVILNKK, from the coding sequence ATGGAAAAGGAAAAAATAACTTCTACAAATCAAATTATTGAAAAAGAGGATTTTGAACCTTTTGTTTTTAAACAAAAAGAAGTTCAAAGAAAATACATTAAAACTGAATCTCCAACTAAAGTTTTTGCTTTAGGTGGACTTGAAGAAATTGGTAAAAACACTTATTGTATAGAGCATGAAAATGAAATTATCATGATAGATGCTGGAGTTAAGTTTCCAGATGATTCAATGCTTGGAATTAACGCTGTTATTCCTGATTACTCATATTTAAAGGAAAATGAATCAAAAATTAAAGCATTATTTATTACTCATGGTCATGAAGACCATATAGGTGGAATACATTATTTAGTTAAACAAGTTAATATACCTGTTATTTATGCGCCTGAGTTAGCTGCTGCTTTAATTAGAGACAGATTAAAAGAACACAAATTGACAGATAAAACAATTGTTAAAGAATACGTTGCTGATGATATCTGAGCAACTAAAAATTTAAGAGTTAGTTATGCTGCATTAAACCACTCTATTCCTGATGCTTTTGGGATTTTAGTGGAAACTCCAAATGGAAATATTTTTTCAACAGGAGATTATAAATTTGACTGATCACCTTTAGGTCATTTTGCTGAATTAAGTAAATTAGCAAGTATGGGTGATAAAGGAATTGAACTTTTAATGTCAGACTCAACTAACGCTGAAGTTGAAGGTTATACGCCTGGTGAAAAAGGAATTATTGAAAACATTGATAAACTTTTCTTAAAAGCTAAAGGTAGAATTTTTATTACAACTTTTGCTTCTAATGTTCACCGTATTCAACAAATTGTTGAGCTAGCTAATAAATACGATAAGAAAGTTGTTATTTTAGGTAGATCAATTGAAAGAATTATCAAAATTATTCGTCAAATGGGGCATTTAAAAATTAATGACAAAATGTTTATTAAGGCTAATGACATAGAAAAACACCCAGCAAACAAGATAATGATTATTTCAACAGGTAGTCAAGGTGAACCAATGGCTGCACTTTCAAGAATTGCTACAAATAGACATCAATCTATTTCAATTATTCCTGGAGATACTGTTATTTTCTCATCATCACCAATTCCTGGTAACAGAGCTGATGTTGAAATTTTAATTAATCGCTTAACAAGAATAGGTGCTAATGTTATTGAATCTTCACCAAGCAATAGAATTCATACTTCTGGTCATGCTAGTCAAGAAGAGCAAAAATTATTGTTTACATTATTAAGACCTAACTATTTCATGCCAATGCATGGTGAATTTAGAATGCTAAAAAAACATATTGAAACTGCTGAATCAGTTAACCTGAAACAAGGTAATGGATTTGTAATGGCTAATGGTGATCAATTAGAATTATTACAAGGTAATGCTCAAATTGGAAAACGTGTAGATGCTGATGCTATTTATGTAGACGGTAAAGATATGACTGCACATGCTTCAAATATAATTAGAGAACGCGACATATTAAGTAAAGATGGTTTAATATCAGTTGTTGTTTCAATTGATTCTCAAACTAATAAATTATTATGTGCACCTAGAATTATTTCACGTGGAAGTTTTTATGTAAAAGATTCAGGAAATGTTATTAGTGAAGCTATCACAATTGTTACTGAGGCTATAAATGAAGTATTGAATTCTTCAAAGCCGACTTTTGGAGCAATTAAAAAAGCAATTAAACAATCACTTTCGCCTTATATTTTCAAAACTAAACGTAGAAATCCGCTAATTATTCCAGTTATATTAAACAAAAAATAA
- a CDS encoding HPr family phosphocarrier protein, producing MAQFTAVITDKIGLHARPATAIISAASKFESDVKIVSGSKTGNLRSIMNILSMQIKNGDEVTIIAEGSDADAAVAGIKEAMVSAALIEG from the coding sequence ATGGCACAATTTACAGCAGTTATTACTGATAAAATTGGATTACATGCAAGACCAGCAACTGCAATTATTTCAGCAGCTTCTAAATTTGAATCAGACGTTAAAATAGTTTCAGGGTCAAAAACAGGAAACTTAAGATCAATTATGAACATCTTATCAATGCAAATTAAAAATGGCGATGAGGTTACTATTATTGCTGAGGGATCAGATGCTGATGCAGCAGTTGCAGGAATCAAAGAAGCAATGGTTTCAGCAGCATTAATTGAAGGTTAA
- a CDS encoding ATP-dependent helicase, translating to MNNLLLQLNEQQLAAVTITDKPLRIVAGAGSGKTKVITTKIAYLIGELKMAPYKILAVTFTNKAAREMRDRVNKIIPDLTSNPHISTFHAWCSRVLREDFELIGLNKNFLIIDQGDQVAIIRNLINEHFSHLTELKKYTEKKIIYRIGNWKNDLISPLEAMEDCYSGIERAIATLYQKYEDYLKTINSIDFNDLQVLVFKLFNEHSDALEKWRNRYDYVMVDEFQDTNDLQFDLIKFLTRDKNNLTVVGDPDQTIYSWRGAKVDIILNFTKAFLNGVSITLNQNYRSTQKILDLANDFINNNKNREAKDIFTNNVSGDLPIVKECESRNDEARYVTLKIKELIQNGYEYKDIFILYRLNAWSQEFEKEFQNNKIPFQLIGGIRFKDRKVIKEANAFLRTLAAKDEQAVERVLKSIPKVGDVTIKKLKEKAQDMKVSLYDLIVNEDELHINQISKHLTTIRNVLAKSVDVYNENKNIRVTLQYMLVESGYMQKLKDTEKKEDISYIESLYDQLENFDKSYQVENSEEEATEKIVSYLQEEALLNSDADDIEAQKVTLLTVHAAKGLENKIVFVVGLNQDVFPGRLSANSAKEIEEERRALYVAITRAEEKVFITYIKGEFSFISQSELAPSKFIKEFDQDLYHFEGKYQKSSNPFANISHLGSPNLNTQNKVSVGYEKNDIIEHMIFGDGVVIEINGQTMKVAFSSSYGIMPISVSDATISKKN from the coding sequence ATGAATAATTTATTATTGCAATTAAATGAACAACAATTGGCAGCTGTAACAATTACAGATAAACCATTAAGAATAGTTGCTGGAGCAGGTTCAGGTAAAACCAAGGTTATTACTACAAAAATTGCATATTTAATTGGAGAACTTAAAATGGCTCCCTATAAAATATTGGCTGTCACATTTACAAATAAAGCAGCAAGAGAAATGAGGGATAGAGTTAATAAAATAATTCCTGATTTAACAAGCAATCCACATATTTCAACTTTTCATGCTTGATGCTCAAGAGTTTTAAGAGAAGATTTTGAATTAATTGGATTAAATAAAAATTTCTTAATTATTGATCAAGGTGATCAAGTAGCAATTATTAGAAATTTAATAAACGAACATTTTAGTCATTTGACAGAGTTAAAAAAATATACAGAGAAAAAAATAATATACAGAATTGGTAATTGAAAAAATGATTTAATATCACCATTAGAAGCAATGGAAGACTGCTATAGTGGTATTGAAAGAGCAATTGCAACTTTATATCAAAAATATGAAGATTATTTAAAAACAATAAATTCAATTGATTTTAATGATTTGCAAGTATTAGTTTTTAAATTATTTAATGAGCATTCAGATGCTCTTGAAAAATGAAGAAACAGATATGATTATGTAATGGTTGACGAGTTTCAAGATACAAATGACTTACAATTTGACTTAATAAAATTTTTAACAAGAGATAAAAATAATTTAACTGTTGTTGGAGATCCTGACCAAACTATATATTCATGACGTGGAGCGAAAGTGGATATTATTTTAAACTTTACGAAAGCTTTTTTAAATGGTGTAAGTATTACACTTAATCAAAACTATAGATCAACTCAAAAAATATTAGATCTAGCAAATGATTTTATTAATAACAATAAAAATAGAGAAGCAAAAGACATTTTTACAAATAATGTATCAGGAGATTTACCAATTGTTAAAGAATGTGAATCAAGAAATGATGAAGCAAGATATGTAACTTTAAAAATTAAAGAATTAATTCAAAATGGTTATGAGTACAAAGATATATTCATATTATATAGACTTAATGCATGATCACAGGAATTTGAAAAAGAATTTCAAAATAATAAAATACCTTTTCAATTAATTGGTGGTATACGTTTTAAAGACAGAAAGGTTATTAAAGAAGCTAACGCTTTTTTAAGAACTTTAGCTGCAAAAGATGAACAAGCCGTTGAAAGGGTTTTAAAAAGCATACCAAAAGTTGGAGATGTTACAATTAAAAAATTAAAAGAAAAAGCACAAGATATGAAAGTATCTCTTTATGATTTAATTGTTAATGAAGATGAGTTACATATTAATCAAATTTCAAAACATTTAACAACTATTAGAAATGTACTTGCAAAATCAGTTGATGTTTATAATGAAAACAAAAACATTAGAGTTACATTACAATATATGCTTGTTGAATCAGGTTATATGCAAAAATTAAAAGATACTGAAAAAAAAGAAGATATAAGTTATATTGAATCATTATATGATCAACTAGAAAATTTTGATAAGTCTTATCAAGTTGAAAACTCTGAAGAAGAAGCAACAGAAAAAATTGTTTCTTATTTACAAGAAGAAGCTTTATTAAACTCTGATGCTGATGATATTGAAGCACAAAAAGTTACATTATTAACAGTACATGCAGCTAAAGGGTTAGAAAATAAAATTGTTTTTGTTGTTGGACTAAACCAAGATGTTTTTCCCGGAAGACTATCTGCAAATTCAGCTAAAGAAATTGAAGAAGAACGAAGAGCATTATATGTTGCTATTACACGTGCTGAAGAAAAAGTATTTATTACATATATTAAAGGCGAATTTTCATTTATTTCCCAATCAGAATTAGCTCCATCAAAATTTATAAAAGAATTTGATCAAGACTTGTATCATTTTGAAGGAAAATATCAAAAAAGCTCTAATCCATTTGCAAATATTAGTCACTTAGGTTCACCTAATCTGAATACACAAAATAAGGTTTCGGTAGGATATGAAAAAAATGATATTATAGAACACATGATTTTTGGAGATGGAGTAGTAATTGAGATAAATGGTCAAACAATGAAAGTAGCTTTTAGTTCAAGTTATGGAATTATGCCTATTTCAGTTAGCGATGCAACTATATCAAAGAAAAATTAA